The Rickettsiella endosymbiont of Dermanyssus gallinae genomic interval TTTCGCTTACTCAATACTGAACCAGGACAATATAGCTGGTGGGATTACCGTGCTGGCGCATTTCGACGCAATAATGGCTTACGAATTGATCATATACTAAGCAGTTCTGAGTTAGCACCTTATTGCGTAAGTTGTGAAATCGATAAGGAAATACGTGGATGGGAAAAACCATCTGACCACGTCCCAGTCATAGCAAGTTATGAAAATATCAACTAGGATTTAAGAATGGCAGATACTATTAAAGCGCGTTTTGGCATTGGCGAAATTGTGCAACATAATTTGTTTGGCTATCGAGGCGTTATCGTCGACGCCGATGCTGGCTTTCAAGGTGATGAAGGCTGGTATAATAAAAATGCGCCTGGAAACCCCTCTAAAATCCAACCCTGGTATCACCTTTTAGTTCATGGCTCAGTGCATCATGCCTATGCAGCTGAAATTAACTTAATAAAAGACGATACCTCGGATCCTGTTGAACATCCTGAATTAGATTATTTTTTCGATACTTTTAAAGACGGTATGTATCACCGCCGCCGTTATAACAATTAAATAAAAATGAAAACCTTGACCCTTATTCGGCACGCAACGGCTAATAACAACCGTGTTTCACAACAAGATAATGCCAGAAATCTCAGTGAATTAGGGAGATTTCAGGCACAAGATATCGCAAGGCAATTAAAACAAAAAAACTGCTTACCTGATTATCTATTATGCAGCCCCGCCAATCGAACCCTACAAACCGCAACGCTGCTTTGCCACACCCTAGAACTTAATCCCGACCTCATTAAAATAAGCGATGTCCTTTATTCAGGCGACGCCCATGATATTTTAAGTACCCTACGTTGTGTAGACTCACAGCAACTCTTTGTCGTAGGGCACAACCCCCATCTCAGCTGGCTAGCACATCTTCTTTGTAACAGCACAAAAATTATCAATTTACCCCCTGCAGGTGTTATAAGCTTAGAATTTGAAATAGACCATTGGTCTGTACTAACCGAAGCACAAGGACGGCTGCTTTTCTTTATTGAGCCGCACCATGAATCCAGTTGAAACGCTTTTTAAACAAGCGAGTTATGCACATCAAAAACATGAGTTTGATGATGCAAAAAAATACTATCTACAGATATTAACGCTGGAACCCTCTTTCATACAGGCACATTGGCGACTGGCTACTATTTATTGGCAGTACAATGATTTAGAAAAAGTACAGGCGCACTACCAAAAACTACTTGAGATCATTCCAAACTCACCTGCCTTACTTAATAATCTAGCCGCACTTTCTCTTCAACAAAACCAGCTAGACCGTGCTATCGATTATTTTAAGCAAGCGCTTAACCTTGAGCCCAAGCATAAAGAAAGCAGAAATAACTTAGCCGCTTGTCTATTACAAAAAAATGAATTCAAAGAATCTATTTGGCACTATTCTTTGTACCTAAATTTAGAGCCCAATGATATAGAAGCACTTTATAATCGTGCACATGCATTGATGCTAACCGGACAGCTTGAGAAAGCGATTGAAGATCTTAAAAAAATACTTAACCTGGATAAGCAACATATTGATGCCAACTGTAATTTAGCGGCTATTTATTTAAAATTAGATGATCACGATACCGCCATTAACTATTACCAACAGGTTTTAATACTGCAAAAAAATCATCCTATAGCTTCTTATATGCTGAGCGCTCTCACTCAGCAATTAATACCGCCAACGGCACCTTTTGAGTATATTAAAAATCTATTTGATAATTATGCATTGCAGTTTGATCAGCACTTAAAAGAAACCTTAGCGTATAAAACACCAGAATTATTATATGAACAAATCAAACCTTATTTAAAAAATAAGAAATATAATCTACTGGATCTAGGCTGCGGCACAGGCCTTAGCGGTGTACCCTTTGCAACCATAGCTGAAAAACTAACGGGCATTGATATTTCAGCTAACATGTTAGCGCAAGCGAAAGCTAAAAATTGTTACACGGTATTAATTGAAAATGATATTTTAGGTGGGCTTAAAGAATTAAAAGAAGCTTACGACCTGATTTTATGTGTAGACACGCTGGTTTATTTTGGAGACTTGGACGCATTATTTGCAGAAATAGTTTTACGTTTAAAAACAGATGCATTATTCGCTTTTTCTATAGAATTAGCAGCGGAAGAAACAAGCTCTTATCAATTACAAACCACTGGACGTTACCAACACACAAATCTTTATATAGAAAAACTGGCTAAAAAACATCACTTAGAATGCCTTAAACAATTAACAGTAGATGG includes:
- the hspQ gene encoding heat shock protein HspQ → MADTIKARFGIGEIVQHNLFGYRGVIVDADAGFQGDEGWYNKNAPGNPSKIQPWYHLLVHGSVHHAYAAEINLIKDDTSDPVEHPELDYFFDTFKDGMYHRRRYNN
- a CDS encoding SixA phosphatase family protein — encoded protein: MKTLTLIRHATANNNRVSQQDNARNLSELGRFQAQDIARQLKQKNCLPDYLLCSPANRTLQTATLLCHTLELNPDLIKISDVLYSGDAHDILSTLRCVDSQQLFVVGHNPHLSWLAHLLCNSTKIINLPPAGVISLEFEIDHWSVLTEAQGRLLFFIEPHHESS
- a CDS encoding tetratricopeptide repeat protein, which gives rise to MNPVETLFKQASYAHQKHEFDDAKKYYLQILTLEPSFIQAHWRLATIYWQYNDLEKVQAHYQKLLEIIPNSPALLNNLAALSLQQNQLDRAIDYFKQALNLEPKHKESRNNLAACLLQKNEFKESIWHYSLYLNLEPNDIEALYNRAHALMLTGQLEKAIEDLKKILNLDKQHIDANCNLAAIYLKLDDHDTAINYYQQVLILQKNHPIASYMLSALTQQLIPPTAPFEYIKNLFDNYALQFDQHLKETLAYKTPELLYEQIKPYLKNKKYNLLDLGCGTGLSGVPFATIAEKLTGIDISANMLAQAKAKNCYTVLIENDILGGLKELKEAYDLILCVDTLVYFGDLDALFAEIVLRLKTDALFAFSIELAAEETSSYQLQTTGRYQHTNLYIEKLAKKHHLECLKQLTVDGRYQKNEFVKNSLFVLKNKHSHTPN